Proteins encoded together in one Camelina sativa cultivar DH55 chromosome 9, Cs, whole genome shotgun sequence window:
- the LOC109126465 gene encoding feruloyl esterase B-like, whose protein sequence is MILGGSKIGRLSGGNELSSGNELGGELGEMRGGNELGGELGEMSEGNELGGELGEMSGGNELGGELSEMSGGNELGGEFGKMSGGNELGSELGEMSGGNELGGERG, encoded by the exons ATGATTCTAGGGGGATCAAAGATCGGCCGATTGAGCGGTGGTAATGAGTTGAGCAGTGGTAATGAGCTTGGCGgtgagctcggcgagatgaggggaggtaatgagctcggcggtgagctTGGCGAGATGAGCGaaggtaatgagctcggcggtgagctcggTGAGATGAGCGgag gtaatgagctcggcggtgagctcAGCGAGATGAGCGgaggtaatgagctcggcggtgagTTCGGCAAAATGAGCGGAGGTAATGAGCTCGGCAgtgagctcggcgagatgagcgggggtaatgagctcggcggtgagcGGGGGTAA